The following nucleotide sequence is from Pseudonocardia abyssalis.
GCTGGCGGCGTGCTGGCCCGACCCGGCCGGAGCGGTCGTCGTCGAGGCCGACCCCGCGGGGGGAGATGTCGCGATGCGCTTCGGCCTGGCGCAGTCGCCAGGGCTGCTCAGCCTCGCCGCCGCCGCTCGTGGCGGGGTAGCCGGAGGGCGCGGCGAGGACGCGCAGCTGCTCTGGCGGCACGCCCAGGCCCTGCCCGGGAACGTGCTGGTGGTCGCGTCCCCGCCGGACGCCGCTCGCGCCCGTGGCGCGCTCGCCGTACTCGCGGCCCCCGACCCGGCCGGCGGGCTGGGTCCGCTGCTCGCCGCCGCCGCGCACCCGGGCGCGGTGGTGGTGGCCGACTGCGGCCGGGCCGACCCGGGATCGCCGGTGATGCCGCTGCTGCGGTCGGCGGACGTGATGGTCCTGCTGACCGGCGCGCATGCCGACGAGCTGGCGCATCTCGCCCGTCGAATCCCGGAGATCGGGGCGTGGTCGCGGCATCCGGTCCTGCTCCTCGCGGACCGGGACAAGGACCGGGGCCACTCGATCGCCGCAGTGGCCCGCGAGCTGGGCGTCGCGCCGCTGGCCCGGGTCCCGTTCGACCCGCGGGGCGCAGCGGTGCTGTCCGGGCGACGCAGCGTGCTGCGCTGGCACCACAGCGGGCCCGGCCGGTCCCTGCTGGGCCGGTCCGCGCGGGAGATCGCGGACCTTCTGGCGCCCGGCGCCCCCGCTCCGACGACCGTCGGGCGGCCGGAGCGAGCCAGGCGGCGTGCGGCCGCGCGCCGCCAGAACGACTCGAACGTGGCTGGGAGGGCGTCATGACCGACAGCGGCGAGACCCGGCGGTCGAACCCGGCGGGACGCAGCGACCATGCGGAGCCGGGGGCGGTGGTGCCGCTGCGCGATCGCGGCGAGCGCCGGAGCGGACTGGTGCCGTTCGCCAGCGGCACGTTCGACGACGCGCGGGAGTCACGGGGGCCGGCCGAGGCGGCGGAGCGGCGGCTGCGGGAACACGTCCGCTCGGTCCTGGCCGCCCAGCTCCCGGGCCGGGTGGAGGAGCAGCGGCGACGCACCGGCGTCCGCACGACACCGGAGGGGCACCGGGCCCTGGCGCGGGAGATCGTCGACGGCGCGGTGAACGCGTTCGCGGAGCGTGAGCTGACCGCCAACCGGCCGCTGGTGTCGCCCGAGAGTGAGCGGCGGGTCGTCGCCGAGGTGGTCGACGAGCTGTTCGGAATGGCCGGGCTGCAGCCGCTCCTCGACGACCCGCGGATCGAGACGATCAACGCCAATCGGTTCGACCGCGTCTTTGTCCAGTACGCGGACGGGCTGCGCAAGCGGGTGGGCCCGATCGCGCGGTCCAACGACGAGCTGACCGAGCTGGTGCGGCTGCTCGCGGCCCGCGCGTCGAGCCAGGAACGGCGGTTCGACCACGGCAGCCCGTCGGTCAACCTGCAGCTTCCCGGTGGGGAGCGGCTGTTCGCGGTGATGGCGGTGACGGCGGGCGGCGTCACCTCGCTGTCGATCCGCCGACACCGCTTCCCGCGCGTCACGCTCGACGAGCTGCGTAGGCGCGGCACCGTCGACGAGGTCCTGATCCGGTACCTGCGGGCGTGTGTGGGCGCGCGGAAGAACCTGGTCATCGTCGGCGGCACCGGCGAGGGAAAGACCACCCTGCTCCGCGCCCTGGCCGCGGAGATGGACCCGATGGAACGCATCGTGACCATCGAGGACGCCTTCGAGCTCGGCCTGGACACCGACCCGGACGTGCACGCCGACGTGACCGCGTTCCAGGCCCGCGAGGCCAACGTCGAGGGCGAGGGCGCGGTGACCCAGGCCGACCTGGTGCGGTGGGCGCTGCGGATGTCGCCGGACCGGGTCATCGTCGGGGAGATCCGCGGGCCCGAGGTCATCCCGATGTGCAACGCGATGAGCCAGGGCAACGACGGCAGCATGGCCACGCTGCACGCCTCCAGCTCGGCGATCGCGTTCACCCGCCTCGCCTCCTACGCCGCGCA
It contains:
- a CDS encoding MinD/ParA family ATP-binding protein, encoding MTTLCVALAACWPDPAGAVVVEADPAGGDVAMRFGLAQSPGLLSLAAAARGGVAGGRGEDAQLLWRHAQALPGNVLVVASPPDAARARGALAVLAAPDPAGGLGPLLAAAAHPGAVVVADCGRADPGSPVMPLLRSADVMVLLTGAHADELAHLARRIPEIGAWSRHPVLLLADRDKDRGHSIAAVARELGVAPLARVPFDPRGAAVLSGRRSVLRWHHSGPGRSLLGRSAREIADLLAPGAPAPTTVGRPERARRRAAARRQNDSNVAGRAS
- a CDS encoding CpaF family protein, with the protein product MTDSGETRRSNPAGRSDHAEPGAVVPLRDRGERRSGLVPFASGTFDDARESRGPAEAAERRLREHVRSVLAAQLPGRVEEQRRRTGVRTTPEGHRALAREIVDGAVNAFAERELTANRPLVSPESERRVVAEVVDELFGMAGLQPLLDDPRIETINANRFDRVFVQYADGLRKRVGPIARSNDELTELVRLLAARASSQERRFDHGSPSVNLQLPGGERLFAVMAVTAGGVTSLSIRRHRFPRVTLDELRRRGTVDEVLIRYLRACVGARKNLVIVGGTGEGKTTLLRALAAEMDPMERIVTIEDAFELGLDTDPDVHADVTAFQAREANVEGEGAVTQADLVRWALRMSPDRVIVGEIRGPEVIPMCNAMSQGNDGSMATLHASSSAIAFTRLASYAAQGPERLPLEATNLLVAGAVHFVVHLARVPGSRGTRVVSSIREVVGADGPQVVSNEIFRPDSERRARPVAGAIRSDTLDDLADAGFDPMLLTRVRDGWPS